The stretch of DNA TTGAAGTACTTTTGGAGAAATAAGACATTTATATAAGTAACAAAGGTACAAAAACAGCACATAAGGACACACACAACTACAgctgtatgatttttaaaaagagaaagacttcaTGACTTGAAAGCTCTAGAGGCCTTCCgaaaggaaatgagaattaaGTGGAGGCTTGAAGGATGGGTAGGCTTCTTGAGGATGGGGAGAGCAGAGTGGGAGAAAAGGCAGAATAAAGGCAGCTGACAAAGGGGCAGATGGGAAGACGGGCTACGCGCCCAGTAAGTGATTGCAACAGAAAACTCCAAtaaggaagaaatggaatataAACCTGGAAAAGGGGTTTGAGTGAGCGGAAAGCAGTCAAGACCAAGGATGggaaggggcacccgggtggctcagtctgttgaacatccagctcttgatttcatctcaggtcatgatcccagggtcaggggatcgagccccacattgggctccacactgagcatggagcctgcttaagattctcattctctcccttctctccctttgcccctcccccctcatgctttctctctctctcaaaaatacaaatagaattcagaatttaaaaattctgttttttcccACCTTTCAGtacctccatctctctttttctgtcttctacaCTTCATACTCCCTCCACTGATCCACCTAATATGTctcattctaaatattttcagaatttatatAATCATATGCAAACATGTCTGTGCACAACTGTTGTAGGTCAGTGTGTCTTTAAGTCAGTGTGTGTTTTAGGTCACtgttttacaaaaaggaaaatgtatatattcttttctttacctTGCTCTTCTCACTCAGCCATGGGGAAATCCCTCCCAAGTGAAAAGTTACAGCCCAATTGACTTTATTTTAATGGTTGCATAATCCTCTATGGTAGAGATACGTCCTGATCTATTCTACTACTACCCCTATTCATGGAAATCGGTTTGTGTCCAGTTTTTCTGGCCCTACAAATAGTACTTGAGTAAACATACTTGTATCTCTATCTATATTTGctggtattttatttctgttgataGAGTTGGGATCACTGAGTCAAGGACATGTgtatttttagctttaaaaactAAACTGCTTCCCAAAGAAAGCTGCAACAAAATACACAATATGCACGTacaatgaataaaaatgcttCTTTTGTTAGGTCTCTCCAGGCCATAATGttacagatttttataaaaaagtttttgcAGGTGCAAGTGATGTAAAGTAAAATCTGGTTGttactttatttgcattttctttgactACAGATGAATTTGATCATTTTTCCAAAAGCTTGTTGACTGTCATGTTTCCTATGTCGTGGGCTGTactttcaggttctgtgtccaTTTTTCCAAAAACCTATTTTCTTTCcctgtaaatttttaaaacttcttctaTATCACAGATATTTTTGCCTGTCCTCTgggattttaaacattttttttcaaatttattgtatTTGTGTATGGTATATTTTGCCATACAAAACTTTTGGGTTTTATTCAATCACTTATGTTTATGGTTTTTCTTAGTTTGCGTATTTTCTCCCTGGCCATAAGAAGCgtaccctctctgcccctggatTATATTTATGGGTCCTAGATTTTCTTacagggttttatttatttaatgacttattttacattttaacctTTAATCTATCTAAATCCCTctaggatttatttttagagttgaTATAAGATAAAGATctagctttattttcttccagatgCATAAACAGTTTGCCATCTCTTTATATTAAGTAATCTATCAGTTTGCCACTAAATTGAAATGCTTCTCTTGTCATATATTAAATCTTCACCTGTATGTGGATCTATTTCCAGATATTCTATTTCACATATCTGTTTAGGCCTATTTCAATACTTACTGATTTGATTACAGTAGTTTTATAGGATTTTCAGATATCTGGTAAATCAGACTACACAAATAACTTTTGGGTAGTTATCAAATGCTTAGGTAATACATTAAAAACCTATTTGCTAGACAGAAATCGGAAACATGCAGAAACTAATGtaccaaaataatatttgtataattataaatttttttcaaaatctttcttcCCAAGATCTATTTTTTGTATCAATGAGTATGAGAGGAAAAGgtttaggaaaaggaaaaggtgcTTATAAGATCTTGTACAAATGACAGTTTGGTGTATTTTCAACCCCTAAATGTTGTACCATATTAATGATACTGTTTCCTTGATTCACAGATTGATACTTCAGAGGAATTGTCCCTGACTACATCTCCACACTGAGCTAAGACTCCTTTCCAGGTAGAACACTGTTCTGGCGGGAGCTCTGAGGTTTTCCTGAAGAAAAATTCCATGGGGACTGTACCTGACCCTTTGAGATCCGCTAAAACTTCCTTGATCACAGCTTCTGGGAAAGAAGAGGATCTAGAAGTGCAGCCTGCCTCCCATCGGCCTCCACCAGCCCTCTTGTGTAAGAACACCAATGGCCTTGCCGGCACTTCTGCAGAGCCAGACCTCAGCCCCAGGGCAGCTGCTGAGGTCCTGATGCAGGCCTGTGAGCATGAGACCACCCAGCCAGACATGTCTTCTCGTGGGGTCTTCAGTGAGGTGGAAAAAGTGTCTCCTACATGCAGTTCTCCTGACAATACCCAGCTGCCAGGAAGCAGCGAGCCCACAGCGCCAGCCCCATGTTCCGCAGCAGGAAAGGATCTCATAGACGAAGCATTTCCAATGCCAGCCAATCAACACACCCACCAGGCCACCCCAGGTGACCAGCTCAATGCAAGACCCTCATCAGGACCTGAAGATACCCTGCTGCAAACACAGAGAACCTTGGATGGGGAGGCTCTTGAAAAACCTGAAAAGTCAAATTGCCCTGTGGGAAGCACCCAGGGTAACAGCAAAGACCAAGTGCCCTGTGGTTTTCCTTCTCAAGAAACAATGCAGAGATTGCTGCAGACTACAAATACAGCAGCCAACATGTTCAGTCATGCCTCTTCTCCTGTAGGCCAACCCGaaggaggagggctgggagccATATGCGACTCCCACCCAAGGTCCTGTGGCTCTCCTGCCAGAGAAGATAGATGTTCAGGGAACAAACAGCCTTCGGCCACCACCTCAGACATCCAGGCCGTGACTTCTGTGACACCTCAATCACCCCATCTCACTAGCAAAGTCTCCACATGTCCTCCAGATCAGGTGTTGAGGTTCAAAGAAGCAAGTACAATGACCAACCAAGCTGCAGGTGAGGTCATGGAGGCTCCCGGCAGGGCTCGGCAAGACGCTGGGGTGCAGGCAGTGGCAAGTGTGGAGAGCAGATCAGTCTCCACCAGCCCCAGCATCCTCGCCGCGTTCTTAAAGGAAACCCCCATTCCTGAGCATTTGGAACAACAAGAGCAGCTGCGTGTCATCTGCCATGGCAGTGGCAGTCGGGGCCACACGTTGGAGCTATCTGACAACATCCACTCCCCCCAGGAGTCCAGTCCGTGCCCTGGCATCATGCCAGATGCGCACGTCCAGGCAGCTGCCGCTGTTTCCACGGCTCTCCAAGGGCAATGCAAATTGGTGAGCCTGCCAGGTGAGGTCCTTAAGATCTCATCGATCACCATGGCACCCGGTAATGCTCAGGATCTGAGTAAGCAAGATACCAGGTCCGTGGGAATGACCCCAGCAAGGGAAGAGCCCACTTCTAAACAGCTTTCAGGTGTGAATTCCAGGTCCCTGAAAGCCAGCCCCACTGACCAGATTTCTAGCAGTGTGGGAAGTCAAACTGGAACAAATCACGAATTGAGGAAAGTTGAAACCAAGCCATCTGAGTTTGCAGTGAAAACCACAGATGGTCACAAAACAAACCCAGATTGCCAACTCTCTGACTCTTGTGGCCATGCCAGCAAAGCTGACCAGTCCGGGAGCTTGGATCCCACTGATAAAGGAGATGCAAGAGAgaagaagcctgtatctcctcaGATAGTTAAACAAGAATGTAGGGGCACTGATATCCTCGATGCCAGGGCAAAGGCAGAGGGCAAAACCCTGCTGCTGCTCAATCCTAAATCTCAAGAAAGTGGAGGCACTGGGTCCACTGCCAGCCCTATACCCTCCCCAGTGAGGAAGAACCAGGAGGGCACCCTGGAGGAAAACAGGCAGACCAAGACAGCCACCAGCCTGAGCCTGCCGTCCGATTCCATGGGTGACTCCAGCCCAGGTTCTGGCAAGAGAACTCCTTCTCGCTTGGCCAAAGCCAGCCCACGGCGGGCCAGCCGCGTCAGTGAATTCCTCAAGGAGCAGAAGCTAAATGTGACGGCGGCTGCTGCCCAGGTGGGACTCAccccaggagaaaagaaaaagcaactggGTGCCGACTCCAAGCTGCAGTTGAAACAGTCCAAGCGTGTCAGGGACGTAGTGTGGGATGAGCAGGGCATGACCTGGGAAGTGTACGGTGCCTCCCTGGACCCAGAGTCCCTGGGTATCGCAATCCAGAACCATCTGCAAAGACAAATCAGGGAACATGAGAAATTAATCAAAGCTCAAAACAGCCAGACCCGAAGATCCATTTCTTCAGATACTTCCTCAAATAAAAAGCTCAAAGGAAGGCAGCACACTGTTTTACAGTCCATGCTGCAGAACTTCCGACGCCCCAACTGCTGTGTTCGTCCTGCCCCTTCTTCTGTGCTGGACTGAAAGGGAACATGTACGGGCGCCGTTGTGTATATTTGTAGTATCCCTAAGTGTCTATGTATGTCAAAGCTTACttaggtgtttgtttgttttagtttttggttgttgttgtttgtttgtgggATTTTTTGGAGAGACGGGAAGACAAGCAAGAATTTACTATTGGAAGTTGCTATTAAGAATTGCTGGGTCCTTTGATTGGGctccagaaataaaaaatatcatttcaatttgaaggaaagaacaagagaaaataagaaagctaGCTCCACTGAAGGTTAATGACCCTAATTaggagaaaataatattcagGGGATTTTTTAATATGATATTACTTATGGAACTAGCACTATCATTAAATATGTGTCATTTTGTATTACTGCCTCAATTTATCACACTGTGGTGTTTCCATTAAAATCCCTGCTTAATATTAAACCTAGCAAAAGCACTGTTACGCTTTCTAGTCGTATTGCAATAAGAATGCTATTACCACACAAAATTTAAGTAGATGATAAGAACTATAGTGTAAAACTGTGAAACAAATTGACTCATTCTTCGGCCAGACGACATTAAGGAAAAGCATTTAAATGCATACAATaccaaatgaattaatatttatcaaCATCAGTGATAACTGTTTTGGTAAACCTTGTTATACTGTCAATAAATGTAAGAAAGTTATGTTAGGAAAATTAGCTGAGCTTTTAAATATGAATACTGCCCACATAAAACTTGAATTCATATCTGCAGATTTTCCTGCACTGAAAGCACGGGGCATCTCTATGATTCTGATGAGATTAAATTCCTGTTTCTTTAGATGAAGTACATGCCACTGAATTCTTGGAAGGAgtcattaaattattaataatactaaAGTTTGTGTTGTACAGGTATTCTCCAAAAACATTCTGCTGAGAATGTTAAGCTTTCAGTAAGGAATTATAAATAGCCAAACACTCTCTTTTCTGTGTTGAAAAAAGGAAGTAACAAAAGCAATGGGTTAATTTCAACTCCTATAAACAGGGTGCAGTTTGTGTTATCCTTTTGACTTGCTCGTGCAGTAGATGCTAATAGAAAATGTAGTAAACACCAAATAGAACACAAGCTTCCTCATGTTTTTGTAGGTAGACTAATATCATCTATACTTAAGTTTCTCATCTGTAGTAAAAAAATAACCTCTGAAATTATTGATTTTAAGAGAAATACCTTCATACTCATCCTTCAAATCCAGAAGAAGAGGCCCTTACTAAACCACAGTTTGAGCTTGGAGCGCTATAGTTTTTGTGACCAGAGGCACCTGTTTGAGCTCAGCCCTCACTTGCCTTCACAAGAAGAGTTTTCATTCATACCTGAGTGTCTTGCAGGGCACTGGGCTGGaggggcatggaagagggcaatGGGATGGGACCCTGGAAAAGGTTCCCCTACTAGATTCATTGTAGGGAAATCAGTCCCACCTTGCATTTCAAAAATCAGATTGTTAAAAGCAGGACAGGTGCTCCCTGGTTGCCTTCACTGAGCTCATTCCCCTTGATGAACCAGAAGAGAGTGTCTGGCCATATATTCTCTCTCTGGTGACGCATAAGTGGCATTTGTGTAGTAAACTCACAATctctgttttggcttttttttctctcttttgcagaTTCTGAGCATATAGGGAAAAATCTTTTATACCTGAACTTTAATACCATATGCTAAACTGGGCACAACCTAAATTAGTAAACAGTCGTTGGTTTCTTTGAAAGCAATTGGACTGTATATGAAGACTGCATAGATTAAGGTCACAGCGCTCTTAGAGCCTAAGAATGGTGAAATCGCAGTGGTTACACTtggaatatataataaattttttaataaggcacgtttttctatttcttaccaATTGGCCTCTATTAAGATACTAGCTAAAGTGGAAATTACCATCAAATTACCAATCAAACGACGATTAATGATCAGAGATTTAGTCTAAAACTCTCTCTGGCCACGAATATCCATTAGTGATGGTGTTCATGTGGCTTCTGTTGGAGATGCCTTCGCCAGGATGTCCTGTCACTCACCCCCCTTCCTCACTGCCTTCTCCCTCACCCGTTGGCATACGTGCTGTGCACACACGAGAGTACCCTGTGTATGCAGCGGTAGCCGTCAGCAGTATCTGCTTCAGGGGTTGGGCCCAGGTGACCCACCGGGAAGTGCCCAGAACAGGCTGTTCCTGCGTTAAAATAGGAGGAGACGGAGAATTTAGCATCTGGTagtaatatttattcttatgAGTTTGGAGTAATCACGTGAATTATAAATAGTTAagttatacatttataatttatacttataaattacaaatttaagTTTATAAATTGTAAATAGTTCAAGTTAAAAATGAGGCAGAGGCCTAAGAGCATCTTCGACTTTGTAGCACATTAAGTAAACAGATTAAGAAAATTACATTAAGTTACTTAACACTAAATGTAGTGTTGCATTTGTGCCTCTCAGAGTCAAACTTAAGATCTGATTTAGTAAATTTGACTAGTTTTCTTTGGTACCAGAACTAGCCTTTccttcttaatctttattttttttacttttcacctTTACTTCTACCACACTCTAGAGATTGTCACAAAATAGTACAaaacttttcttgttttgttgtgtATTGAATCTTAAAGAAGGAACAGCTTTTCAAAACAGTAATGAAATAGATCACTGAGTGAATAAATAACAAAGCCTCCTGAAGACAGGCCATGCTTTGGCTTTATAACACTCCAAGTACTCGCACCATCAAACCTtactttgaaaattttccttCACTTTGATCTGTGACACAGCGTGGACATTCAGCACATCATTCGTGACTCCTTAGGTTTGTTCAACAACATGAAAGTGGAAAACAGTTTTTGTAGCAGATTCTTTGAACTCGTTGGGCTATTCCTTAGCCCTGCTGCGTGACCTACCAGGTTGAAAGTTGGTTTTGGCTTAATTTTAGATGTTCCCGTTCCTTTAAATGCTTTTTAGTCATTGACATACAtggaggaaatataaaatatttcttaaacgaGTACTACAAGAGAGATGAATTAGAACACAGTGTCTGGAAGatagtgaaatgtttaaaatgttaagagGCCATAGGGCTTACCCAGTAAATACTAGAATTCCTAATTTaaattgttgatttttctgttttaatgacCACAAGAAAAATGCCATCACTAGAGCTGTCATATGTTTATCTTCAGTGCTTTTCTAATTATGTCTTTCTGGATTATTGGCTTTGATGCCACAGACCAACTGCTCTACATTTATGTTTTGGACGAACGGCATAAGTTGAACGTTTTGTTAGGTCAGAGAAATCTTTTTGTTTGcatccaaaatgaaatatttataaaatatattagtatGTTTTCCTACCTTGACAAGTTCAGCTGTGTTGAATATAATTTGAATTATGATGATTTCTTAATGTTTAGAATTGTCTGATAATTGATACTTTGGATATCGGTATTCTTCACGTTATAGGTTACATCTCAAAATTTAAACAAACTGTAGTGATTATGCATGTGTAAGATATACCCTAGAGGCTGAATTTTGGGACCAAATCCTTAATAAGAgtagaaaacagaagaaggaaatgacTTGTGGTGGCATCCCAGAGAATTGGGGTTTTATTGTTCCTAGCTAATTCTAACGTTATTTCTCTCAATTCTAGGAGTTCCCATCATTCTGGGAATACATGTATATACCACATGAAGAAGATAATATAATGTGACTTTAAACTTTGTTTACAGAGGATATATATGAGTGTGCTCTTAATGTAAATTGTTTGGCCTTTGCTGTATCCACTGTTACCATTTTGCTGTCAAAATGTGAGAAATTATCTTCCATTCCTCCTATGTATTGTGCAAGTGTTAAAAAAGTTGTCCATTTCTAGTACCACATAATTTACTACATCTCTTGTCTACTTTTTAAGAATcagtataaagaaaaacaatacattAGGAAAGGTTTGcctatatgtatatgtgtttttacTGAAAATTGGGCACTTGTAGCCTTGCATAGGCCTCTCGCTGTCTGATTTACTGATCATGTACGATGCTGCCATGGAGATGACGCTGTttactctctcctgctttgtcctAAATGGTATTTGAGAAATGAGGCCTGTGAATTTCCCTTTGTGATGATAACACAGTGAACTCAGTAGCATCTTGGATAAATGACTGACCATCTTGTCCCCCCCAACCCTATTTTGTCtacacagagaatcagaagtcTTGTCCACGTCTGCTTCAGTGTTTGCTATTTTACATTGATATCtgagcattttgttttctgttagcAATGTTCTTTGATGCTGTGTGTGGCCATGTTGGTGAATCTCTCCAAATGTGGGTCAGCTGCTGCCACCTGGCAAATGACAGGTGATACGTTAAGTCTCCTGTCCATTCTTGTAACTATATCCTTAATGGAATTCTGCAACTGGATGAGTAATTATAAATGTCGTCTTTGCAGACACATGGGCTTAAGGATGTTAcaaaattttagacatttttgcAAACGGGGAAAAAAGTAGTCTTGTAAATACTGAAACATTTCCATGAAATTTATCCtgctcttggaaaaaaaaaattccccttgGCTGCAGAAATGAGATAGACTTTATTTGTGATGACCAAGGACATAAATGAAGATGGATTGAGGTGGAAAAATTCTGTCTCACAAGTAATCGGTGACATCTGCCAGAGATCATTACAGCTACTCTTAACTGTGAACACTCACCAGCTAAACTACTCACTTGCCACAACCAAATAACCTCTCAAAGTAAATCCAATACATCTGTACATATGTGTagatagaaacaacaaaaaatcctgaaaaattaCTGCTGGCTATAGTTAAAGCAAGGTGACGATAATTATAAAGAACGTTTGACCACGGGCCTTGGTGAAATGACTGTGGAGGCCAGAACGGTGCAACAAGATGTTATTCACAAGTtcggtatttttttttttaagacccaGATATCTCAGCTACTCATCGTGAGAATAAAGActgttgaaaatgaaattaaagccaAGCAATAATGTGCCAAAAAGAGGCAGTTACACCAGCAAGTGCATCTATAAGGGCACACCATTATATGATATGGTTTGCTCCATGAAGACTGACTATAACCCACAGGATAAAATAGGCAAAGGCATAATTTCTGCTTTCTTGTGAGAAAAACGTGTCTAGGAGCTCTATAAAGAGATACAGCACCGGTGACCACCGGTGGAGGTATGGTTAACAGCTCTGTCTTAATGCTAGCCAGGACgaaaaaggaatccaaatgtCTTGCTAGTTTAAAATTCGAGATAGATCCAACCAGAAACTTTTGAAACGTAGGGGTTAAATATATGGTAATTACATTTCCTGGACACTTGCAGTTAGGAAAGCAATCCAGTTAATTCTGCCTAGGGGATTACCAGCCTtagctttggggaaaaaagtgttCCCTATtgtaaaataactaaaacatgaGTACTCATATCAAAAAGGGCCTCAAATAATGCcttatagaaagaaaatgatattccAGATGGGCATTTCTAAATACTAGCCCTTCATCAGATATTTTTTCAGTTCAAGCTTAAAATCAATGGGCTGCAAAAAATAAGTGAcgtattttctattttagaaaatgatactAATGATCAACTAGCATGGTGAGAATTATGATGAAAAATACCCTCGTGATTTAAGTGtgctaagaagaaataaatgggagAGAAATGCAAACTTCTTTCTTGATCTCTTATGATGCGAGGATGTCATCCACTGATCTGCAGGGTGAAAATGATGGCTTTGTAACATTACTGCTAGCATTACTCTttgtcactttaaaaattagattgtCTATTCTTTAGCAAAACGTTTAAGTggttaaatgatttttctgttttatatcatTGCTTTAATATCACGTGAAGACTGTACACCGCAAACTATGTTGAATGGGTAGAAGGAGCTTATGTTTATCAGGATCTCTTAATGATTTTAGCTCAGATTCCTTAAGGCTGATTTTAGGCCACATCTCtgagtaaattatttttcatactgTCTTCATCACATCTTAAAATGATGTTGGTAAATCAGAAGATTGCAGTATTATAGTCATGTTCCTCAATTcctagagagagaggagagactaatttttgttttaaggacaTCTGGAGATAGCTTTCCTGAGGCTGAGAAAGGTCAACAGGGCctgaaaacacaagaaagaataTACTAATAATTCCTAAATTCCTAAATGTATTTATCTCTGGTGTACTAACGTGTGAACAATATGCTGTGCATAATACTGTAGCTGGATGTGGTATGTCAATATATTTTGTAAGTGTGTATAGTCTGTGAGTggttggttttctctttttatgtgtagaaaaaaataacatctgtgTCCCATTTCAAAACCAAGTTCTGTCATCAGGTAGGCACAtgtatgaaaatgaataaagccaACAGAagagtgcatatatatatattcagtaacaggatttgtcctttcatttttgaAGGTCAGAAAGggctgttgtgtgtgtgtgtgtgtgtatgtgtttatcaTTTCTGAAAGTAGGTAACTAATTGTCACAAAGGCTTAATACATTGCCAATACACTGGCATGTTACTAAATATGCCAGGTTAATTGACCATGCCATTAGTCACAGGTAAGGTCAGTTCTTTGACCACCAGGATGATTTACATTCCTCACACATCCTCTCTGTGTTAAGTGTGTGACTAGGATGTACATACTATGGGTGTGATTGTGTACATACCTTGTATGAATTGACCTACATCCTCAAAGAGTTGCAGGAAAGCAGGAAAATGAAACAGTTGTTCAAAAGCCTCAAAAGGGCTAATCaatgagtattttcattttctacacataaaaatgtatactGGCATAACTGTAAATAGCTTatccacatatatatacacacataaaggCATTTTATTCATactgttaatatttaaataaatcacaaattaaaaccacatctTTCCATGACTGTTCtgttttctatacattaatatAGGATCAAATCCTCCCCATTAAATGGTGTTATACTCCCTGGTAGCAGATTTGGTGCTTAGGAGAGCCCTGTCTCACTATGAAAATCTAGTTATTGTCACAGACTGGTACCTGAACACCTTCAAAGGTTTAGTGCTCTTCTTTAAGCACCTAATTTTACACATGGAAATGACAAACACTGGGGGAAATCAGTTACGTTTTATAGGCTCCATTTGTACATGTATTAGTATGTTTATTTGCACAGGCTGATAAAAGCCCTATCTTTTTTTTAGAGATCTATCCCTAAACTTAAAAACAGTATATAATCCCTTGAAGAGGAAAATGATTATAGACATTCTCTTGAGATGAGCAAAACAATGTTTAGCAACACCAAAGAGAAGTCAAAagtaagaggtttttttttatgttttatttatttttgatacagagagagacagagcatgagagggggaggggcagagagagaaggagacacagaaccggaagcatgttccaggctctgagctagctgtcagcacagagcctgatgcggggctcaaacccacgaatgtgagatctgaccggagctgaagttggaggcttaaccgactgagccacccaggcgcccaagagttattttttttttaattacagatgATGTTGGCAGGATAATAGTATATGAGCACTTGTGAGTTCCTTAAAATGGACACAGGTAAATTACTATCATTGATAACAGGTAATACTATGTGGACTAGATAACAAGATTAGGGACATTAGCCAGCAAATGTCAACAGTGGACAACATTTGTCAACATCACAATTCCAATTAGTGAACTGATGTTTGAGTTTCTCTCatgttttctaaaaggaaatattcttttagagGTCAAAAAGTCTGATCAGGTTCCTAAAATCTAATATAATTTGACCTTGATTCCCTGATACTAAAAATCATGTTACCTGTGTATTAGGTTGAAGATATAAATGGATATGCAGGAGTTTTCATTAATAGAGAACTCCATGTGGCAAAGTGCAAATACAACCATTTCTCAGTAGAaagtaatatttaatatgtatttatgttttggAGAATTAATGTGCCATTTTTATAtcttagacaaaaataaaaggttaacCAATCATAAGAACACTATAATTATTACTACAGCTGGCTGTGTTTTTAAACTACTAAAACCATACTTGTTTATAAGAGCTGAATATGTGAAATCTTGATGTTTGTCAATATTTACTGTTGCTTAAAAGATAAATTCATGTAATTATTTTGGACAATGTATTAATTTAAATGCCATCCAGAAAAATTATAGCTGTCAATGTGAAAATCATTTGTGTGTGTTAATATTCAGCTGAGAAAGATCAAA from Suricata suricatta isolate VVHF042 chromosome 1, meerkat_22Aug2017_6uvM2_HiC, whole genome shotgun sequence encodes:
- the GPRIN3 gene encoding G protein-regulated inducer of neurite outgrowth 3, which gives rise to MGTVPDPLRSAKTSLITASGKEEDLEVQPASHRPPPALLCKNTNGLAGTSAEPDLSPRAAAEVLMQACEHETTQPDMSSRGVFSEVEKVSPTCSSPDNTQLPGSSEPTAPAPCSAAGKDLIDEAFPMPANQHTHQATPGDQLNARPSSGPEDTLLQTQRTLDGEALEKPEKSNCPVGSTQGNSKDQVPCGFPSQETMQRLLQTTNTAANMFSHASSPVGQPEGGGLGAICDSHPRSCGSPAREDRCSGNKQPSATTSDIQAVTSVTPQSPHLTSKVSTCPPDQVLRFKEASTMTNQAAGEVMEAPGRARQDAGVQAVASVESRSVSTSPSILAAFLKETPIPEHLEQQEQLRVICHGSGSRGHTLELSDNIHSPQESSPCPGIMPDAHVQAAAAVSTALQGQCKLVSLPGEVLKISSITMAPGNAQDLSKQDTRSVGMTPAREEPTSKQLSGVNSRSLKASPTDQISSSVGSQTGTNHELRKVETKPSEFAVKTTDGHKTNPDCQLSDSCGHASKADQSGSLDPTDKGDAREKKPVSPQIVKQECRGTDILDARAKAEGKTLLLLNPKSQESGGTGSTASPIPSPVRKNQEGTLEENRQTKTATSLSLPSDSMGDSSPGSGKRTPSRLAKASPRRASRVSEFLKEQKLNVTAAAAQVGLTPGEKKKQLGADSKLQLKQSKRVRDVVWDEQGMTWEVYGASLDPESLGIAIQNHLQRQIREHEKLIKAQNSQTRRSISSDTSSNKKLKGRQHTVLQSMLQNFRRPNCCVRPAPSSVLD